A region from the Salvia splendens isolate huo1 chromosome 15, SspV2, whole genome shotgun sequence genome encodes:
- the LOC121769115 gene encoding zinc finger CCCH domain-containing protein 17-like — MATSAPQSQSQPPSAEEELLKRNTDCVYFLASPLTCKKGSECEYRHSDVARVNPRDCWYWLNGNCLSPKCAFRHPPLEGYLGTQGPTSTGPSAPVPQAVPGPSHVPTAFAKPAAACVFFQKGHCLKGDWCPFLHAPSGSNTKPVPVPATGSAVEPVNISNPSSGVDKTLQQKVTSINVAKSLNDTARAKPLAAVESTAPRYEYAVSRKAPQTSVSNLFSGYRTSTPGSNGHPISWSNRAQQSHLLDEPESMNNNDAEEVSREPSPGFDVLVDDDGRDSEFYPGEDRYGMSREHEPGREYEIGRSADYSLIAAVDDENYWGRHRYDSLEHRKGQYAWEQHRTSSERMSGGSYHERRPYGRQESHGQVDEHDLRHRLTKHKMPNGLRSVISHEHDRDVHVRDRTYRSSHRDEQHNTLRENSLGGRLRGRIRLPERSSSPNNRDMIRTTDRIASQSGRIRDRIKGRPEEASNDGAKNYRGPDSRRDFVGENNGDFAKPKSLAELKNQKNADSSRQHVTDQQALGKRKSEMNDWHQQSENDLSFEGPKPLQEILKRKRRETSGTVVGRNSPGIEGVIGDKSQEEKEGAIDGHITLIGNHKEVDKPISVQTMEAGEGKLASSSSDKQSVPSKPEAEDGELGDDGVGPESEPYEQRDKEFDYEQMGEEEYVMYDDGENGDAIEEYVDEEEEDDDEFAKKMGVMYS; from the exons GGAAGCGAATGTGAGTATCGCCATAGTGATGTTGCACGGGTAAATCCAAGGGACTGTTGGTACTGGTTGAATGGTAACTGCTTGAGTCCGAAGTGTGCATTCCGTCATCCG CCTCTTGAAGGATATCTGGGAACCCAAGGGCCAACATCTACTGGACCCTCTGCACCTGTGCCTCAGGCTGTTCCAGGTCCATCACATGTCCCAACTGCCTTCGCCAAGCCAGCTGCGGCATGCGTATTTTTTCAAAAGGGACACTGTTTAAAAGGTGATTGGTGTCCATTTCTTCATGCGCCAAGTGGCTCAAATACCAAACCCGTGCCTGTTCCAGCAACTGGATCTGCTGTTGAACCTGTGAATATAAGTAACCCTTCCAGTGGAGTTGACAAGACTTTGCAACAGAAGGTTACATCTATAAATGTAGCTAAATCACTCAATGATACTGCACGGGCAAAACCACTGGCTGCAGTGGAATCTACTGCTCCTAGATATGAATATGCTGTAAGCAGGAAGGCTCCACAAACATCAGTCAGTAATTTATTCTCCGGGTACAGGACCTCTACTCCTGGATCTAACGGGCACCCCATCAGCTGGTCCAATCGTGCTCAGCAATCTCACCTGTTGGATGAACCTGAAAGCATGAACAACAATGATGCAGAAGAAGTTTCAAGGGAGCCGTCTCCTGGATTTGATGTTCTTGTAGACGATGATGGAAGAGATTCTGAGTTCTATCCAGGTGAAGATCGATACGGGATGTCGAGAGAACATGAACCTGGAAGGGAATATGAAATTGGCCGCTCTGCTGATTACAGCTTGATTGCTGCTGTTGATGATGAAAATTATTGGGGTCGTCATCGTTACGACTCACTGGAGCACCGTAAGGGACAGTATGCTTGGGAGCAGCACAGAACTTCTTCTGAGAGGATGTCTGGAGGGTCTTATCATGAAAGGAGGCCATATGGTCGGCAAGAGAGTCATGGTCAAGTTGATGAACATGATCTCAGGCACCGTTTAACAAAGCATAAGATGCCTAATGGTTTAAGATCTGTCATTAGTCATGAACATGACCGTGATGTGCATGTAAGGGATAGAACCTACCGGAGTTCACATAGGGATGAGCAACATAACACCTTGCGGGAGAATTCTCTTGGTGGTCGCCTTCGAGGGAGAATACGACTTCCTGAAAGATCGTCTTCTCCAAACAACAGGGATATGATTAGGACTACTGATCGTATTGCCTCACAATCAGGAAGGATCCGTGACAGAATAAAAGGAAGGCCTGAAGAAGCTTCTAATGATGGAGCTAAGAATTATCGAGGTCCAGACTCAAGAAGAGACTTTGTAGGTGAGAATAATGGGGATTTTGCTAAACCAAAGAGCCTAGCAGAATTGAAGAACCAGAAAAATGCTGATTCTAGTAGGCAGCATGTGACTGATCAACAAGCACTTGGCAAGAGAAAAAGTGAGATGAATGATTGGCATCAACAGAGTGAAAATGATCTTTCATTTGAAGGACCTAAGCCACTACAAGAGATTCTAAAACGGAAGAGACGTGAAACTAGTGGAACTGTCGTGGGTAGGAATTCACCGGGCATTGAAGGTGTCATAGGAGATAAAAGTCAGGAAGAAAAAGAGGGTGCAATTGATGGGCACATTACTCTGATTGGAAATCACAAGGAGGTTGATAAGCCTATTTCAGTTCAAACGATGGAAGCAGGAGAGGGTAAGCTAGCCAGCTCTAGTTCTGACAAGCAATCTGTTCCTAGCAAACCAGAAGCTGAAGATGGTGAACTTGGTGACGATGGAGTGGGTCCGGAATCTGAACCCTATGAGCAGAGAGACAAGGAGTTCGATTATGAGCAAATGGGTGAGGAGGAATATGTAATGTATGATGATGGTGAAAATGGAGATGCTATAGAGGAATACgttgatgaggaagaagaagatgatgatgaatttGCAAAGAAGATGGGTGTTATGTACTCATAA